Below is a window of Roseivirga misakiensis DNA.
CCATAGTAACTGAAGTATCCGAACTGATGTCCTGTGGTTTCAAGACCTTTAGGACAGTTAAAAATAAGATTTTCATATCTAAGCCAAAAGATTGGTGACTCACATACCAAACGTCAAGCTCAAATTTCTTTTCCCAACTCAGTGCATTTCTGCCGTTAATCTGTGCCCAACCAGTAATTCCGGGCCGAACATCATGCCTTTTTGACTGCTCAGCATTATAAAGACCCAAATATTCTACTAAAAGAGGCCTAGGGCCGACTAGAGACATATCCCCTAAAATTACGTTCATCAATTGCGGAATTTCATCTAATGATAGCTTTCTCACTAAACTTCCAACCCATGTAAGCCTGTCTTTATCAGGTAACAAATTACCATCCGCATCCTTGGCATCAGTCATGGTTTTGAACTTGAAAATCTTAAATATACGACCTTGAAGCCCAGGACGAGATTGAAAAAAAAACGGTGTATCTCGGTTAACAAGCAATAACAACAAAGCCGTCAATAAAAAAACTGGAGATAGAATTGTAAAACCAATAAGCCCAACAAAGAAATCAAAAAGCCTTTTGCCTCCTCTTTTATACATTGGTTAACTGCATAAATTCAAAAATTCGACTGTTAATCTTATTCACATCAAACTTTTCTCGAGCCATGCTTAAACTCGCTATTCCCATTGATCGAATTGCTTGGGGGGTTTTGATAAAGTATTCCATCCTATCTCGCAGGACATCTGCATTCTTTGTTGGTACCAGAAAACCATTCTCACCCTCAACAACAGTCTCTCTACAGCCTGGATGATCAGTGGTTATTATAGGTTTGGACATAGCCATAGCCTCTTGTATTGTTCTCGGTAATCCTTCATTGTAGTAAGTCGGTAAAACAAAGACATCGGCATTATCCATAAATGGACGAATGTCATCCGTGGTACCCAAATAAGTTATAACCCCAGTGGCGTCCATTGCCTCAATTTCTTCTTTAGAAATTCCTCCCGGATTTGGATCTACCCATCCCAAAAGTTGTACTTCAAAGTTATCGTAGTACTTTTTGAGCTGTTTCGTTGCTTCAAAAAGCTCCGGAATTCCTTTTTCCTTGATAAGTCTAGCGACAAACAAGAACTTAATCTTGTCCAAATCCTCACGATTCTTGCTTTTAGAAGCATGGTAGTAAGCTAAATCTACACCTGTGCCCTCTATTACAGTCGAGTTTGCGTTTTTCGATATAATACTCTCTTCGATGAAAAATATCTCATCATTTGAGTTCTGAAAGATAATCCCTTCAACATTGGAAAGTGATCTTTTATAAAGCCTCTTTACTATACTCCTAATTGTTTGTGCTTTGAAGGTGTTTGAATCAAAGCCTGAACCTCGGCCAGTTATTAAGGCGTATTTCTTTACGTTTTTTTTTCCTGAGGCCATCAATCCAAAAATTACTGGCTTGATCGTATAGGCTAAAACATAATCGGGTTTTATAGCCCTTATTTCCTGTTTTAACTGCCTAAAGGCTAACAAGTCTTTAATTGGGTTTAGACCGGTACGCTCAAAATTGTTAGAAATGCACGTAACTCCCAAGGCTTCAACTTTAAGGCGAGTATCTTGATCGACAAAGGGTGCGGTGGCGTACACGTCAAATTTAAGCGTAAGCGCTCTTAATAGCGGGCCACGAAAGTTGATCAGTGAGGATGCGAATCCACCAATTAAAAGAAATTTAGGCTTTTTGGAGTGCTGCAATTTCTCTGAGTTTTTCCTCTCTCCGCCTTTTCTTTTTCTGGGCAAGGAACATCACCCGTTTATCTGAATAAGCATAAATTATAATAAACATGAAAGGATATAAAATTATCCTTTGCCTTGCGATAAGCCCTAAATTACTTAACGCTAAACCTGCTCCAACAGAGAATAATATGATAAAAATTAGGCTAAATGCCACAAGTCTATCTTTCTGTATCATTCTAATAGCCCTAAAAACTGCTTTCCGATTTCTAAGTGCCAGAAACCAAATGAAGTATATATCAAAAAAACTAATTACCTGCAACGCACTACGAACTTCCCATGGAAAAGGTCTCAGAAGTATATTCACTGGTGCAAAAATAAAAGCCAACGGCCCCCGAAAAAGCTGGATTTGACTACCTCCATAAGAGGATTTAGCTCGTTGGTCTGTGGCGTAGTTCGTAACTTCTGTAACTTCATTAACTCCGACAACCGACAAAAAGTATAAGGCGCCCACAACAGAAAGGACTAATATGGCAACATTCTGAAAAGTGAATTTCTTAAAGGAACCAAGGAAGTAAGATCCAGCTAAAGAAAACGCGAGAATAGCAGCAACTTGTGGTCTCACTAAATAGCACCAAAGTAAGCCAAAAGCCATTACATAAATACTTTGTTTTCTTTTCTTAGAGACCATGCCTGTTAAGAAGACAGCCACGCCAAAAATCATCCAAGTATCCTTACTTATACTAGCTGTCCAGAACCATAACGAGGGGTACAAAAGCACCAATGTTAGGTACCATTTATAATCAATCCCACCATAGGCTCTGAAAAATACTTTTGCAAAGAAAAATAGGCCAATTAAACAAAGGGAAGAATATAATAACCATGTACCCCGAAAGCTCTCACCAACCAAAAGAATTGCAAATGCGGCTGGGTACCCGACAAAATTTGTTCCTGTTAGTGCAGGACCTCTCCAAATATCCGAGTTAAAAAAGGGTTCTAGACTGAATTCCTTAAAATAATCCGCAAACCTCTGACCCCACCTAAAATAAACAACGGGGTCGGCGGCTCCACTATAAATTGAAAAGACGACAAAAGAATATGCAAGAACACCGATTATTCTCAAGAATATGGATCCTCCCATTATACCACGAAATTGGCTTGGAATATTTCTATACCCAACCAAAGTCACGATAATAGTGAAAAGTACAATGGCTATAAAAAGGCCAGGTAGTTCAAATCCTCCTTGACCTCTCATAGAATGCAATTGTCTCCGTCACCATGCGATTTAAATTATAATATTCCATCAAGTTAGAATATGCATTTTCGGCTATTCTAGTTTGAACTTCTGGGTTTTCAAAGATTGAAATCAGTTGATTAGCCAACTTCCTAATATCATAAGGCTCAACATGATATCCAGATTCAGCGTGCTTCATTAATTCATTTCCCGCTGGCACATCCCATGATACAACAGGAGTTTTGGCGGCAAAAGCCTCAAGAAAAACAACACCAAAGCCTTCAGAGACTGAAGGCACCACCACAATATCACTATTAGCCATATATTCCCCTACATTCTCACTATAACCCAAAAATGAAATTTGATCCTTAAGCCTTAAGTTACACACCTTTCTCTTTAGTTCATCTTCTAAATCACCAGTACCTGCAATTAACAGTTTAACCTCAGAGCTGTACTCTTTCTTAACTAATTCCATTGCATCTATTAGAAACTGATGTCCTTTAAAGGCTACGAGACGTCCGACAATAATCAATTGTTTTTTGGCTAATCGAAATTGAGACAGTCCTTTTGTTTCAAAATGATTTGCCATATCAAAACCATAATGTATCAACTCCATTTTATCGGATGTAGATAGTTTAGTTTTAACAAAAAAATCTCTTAAACCTTTAGAAATGGTAAAGGATGCACGCATTCTTTTCTCAGACCATTTACTTATTAAAAAATAAGGTGTTTTGGTCTGTTTAGACGCATCAAACCCATACTTCGAAGTGAAGGCATTATCATAGCCATGCTTTGTCGAAACCAAGGTGTACTTTCCTTGGAAAAGAAGTTTCGCTAATGCCAAATAAAAATCTGCATGAATAAGATGCGTATGTATAAGATCATAACTTCCGGCTTTAGCTACCCTATGTATTTTAGCCAACACCCAAGGAGTAGGATATTTACTAATATTAATCTCATGGACTTTTACTCCCATGTTAGTGAGGCGGTCTACAAATTCGCCCCCTTTCCCCCCTTGAAGGTTGGTGTATAATCTTAGAAATTCTATTACAACATTTTCGTCAAGCAGGCCTGGAATAACTTTCAACTGATAGTTTTCAGCACCAAATATTCCTCCTTCTTTCTGTACAAAAAGTATTTTCACGGATATAGTTATTAGTAAATTCTAATGCTTTAAAACAAGTCAGATACTATTGTAAGACCTCATCAAATATAGTGCAATCGGTCGGGTTCAAGAAACCTACTTAGCCCCAACCCTTGGGTCTACTTAAATCAAAAGTGAAGCGATACCATCTACTGGATTATGCTTCCAATAATTATCTTCAGCAAGCAACCTGCTTTTTTCAGCCATAGTTGGTAACAGTACTCTTTGCAAAGAAATCTCCAATAGTGCATTGGCCACAGAAGTCACCTCGTTTTCAAAAAGGAATCCATCTTCTCCGTGCATGATCACATTATTAATTCCTTCTACATCTGAGGCCAATATGGTAAGGCCACAGGCCTGAGCTTCCATGATGCAATAGCAGACAGTTTCACCCTCACTAGCATGTGCGTAGGCATCAAGCGACTGATAAAAGTGGAGAATTTCTTTACTGGTTAGTCTACCTGTAAACTCAACTTGGTCATGCAGACCCAGCATAGCTACTAGCTCTTGACATGTGTTTAGGTTTGGACCATCTCCTGCTATTCTCAAATGTATGGTTTGACCCTGGTCTTTTAGATACTTAACCGCCTCTATTAGTAAATCATGTCTTTTCCCCTGTATGATTCGAGCAGTAGTGCCAATTGTGAATGGCCTGCCAGACTCATTATCTAGTTGCTGAGGTTTAAAAATGTCGA
It encodes the following:
- a CDS encoding glycosyltransferase family 4 protein; amino-acid sequence: MKILFVQKEGGIFGAENYQLKVIPGLLDENVVIEFLRLYTNLQGGKGGEFVDRLTNMGVKVHEINISKYPTPWVLAKIHRVAKAGSYDLIHTHLIHADFYLALAKLLFQGKYTLVSTKHGYDNAFTSKYGFDASKQTKTPYFLISKWSEKRMRASFTISKGLRDFFVKTKLSTSDKMELIHYGFDMANHFETKGLSQFRLAKKQLIIVGRLVAFKGHQFLIDAMELVKKEYSSEVKLLIAGTGDLEDELKRKVCNLRLKDQISFLGYSENVGEYMANSDIVVVPSVSEGFGVVFLEAFAAKTPVVSWDVPAGNELMKHAESGYHVEPYDIRKLANQLISIFENPEVQTRIAENAYSNLMEYYNLNRMVTETIAFYERSRRI
- a CDS encoding glycosyltransferase family 4 protein gives rise to the protein MQHSKKPKFLLIGGFASSLINFRGPLLRALTLKFDVYATAPFVDQDTRLKVEALGVTCISNNFERTGLNPIKDLLAFRQLKQEIRAIKPDYVLAYTIKPVIFGLMASGKKNVKKYALITGRGSGFDSNTFKAQTIRSIVKRLYKRSLSNVEGIIFQNSNDEIFFIEESIISKNANSTVIEGTGVDLAYYHASKSKNREDLDKIKFLFVARLIKEKGIPELFEATKQLKKYYDNFEVQLLGWVDPNPGGISKEEIEAMDATGVITYLGTTDDIRPFMDNADVFVLPTYYNEGLPRTIQEAMAMSKPIITTDHPGCRETVVEGENGFLVPTKNADVLRDRMEYFIKTPQAIRSMGIASLSMAREKFDVNKINSRIFEFMQLTNV
- a CDS encoding sugar transferase; this translates as MYKRGGKRLFDFFVGLIGFTILSPVFLLTALLLLLVNRDTPFFFQSRPGLQGRIFKIFKFKTMTDAKDADGNLLPDKDRLTWVGSLVRKLSLDEIPQLMNVILGDMSLVGPRPLLVEYLGLYNAEQSKRHDVRPGITGWAQINGRNALSWEKKFELDVWYVSHQSFGLDMKILFLTVLKVLKPQDISSDTSVTMEKFTGSPE
- a CDS encoding glycosyltransferase; translated protein: MSKTNAPIKIAHILYSGQGGLGTYFQNFVRIDKKRRFQHFAFFYGIEPLYEEYETFCQQHQITYQYLRRNGKLDFAAFKACKSFIKKNEITYALLHTFSLSPFYWRIRRYVKVISIDHTPYQVKTRLEWIYTALNHLLAFKAIYFYRDQFQLLKSKFPFLKIGAHTSFLPKTVDIDIFKPQQLDNESGRPFTIGTTARIIQGKRHDLLIEAVKYLKDQGQTIHLRIAGDGPNLNTCQELVAMLGLHDQVEFTGRLTSKEILHFYQSLDAYAHASEGETVCYCIMEAQACGLTILASDVEGINNVIMHGEDGFLFENEVTSVANALLEISLQRVLLPTMAEKSRLLAEDNYWKHNPVDGIASLLI